A window of the Candidatus Kryptoniota bacterium genome harbors these coding sequences:
- a CDS encoding DedA family protein → MTELLIDHIVQWISISGYAGVVLLMALESMVAPVPSEAVMPFAGFLIYEGNFTFHQVIFYSTLGSIIGSLLSYYAGRYGGRPFISRFGKYFLLNMHHLDLTEKFFGKYGDKTIFVSRFIPVVRHLISLPAGAGEMKITKFALYTTLGAAMWNSFLAYAGFRLRSHWEEIRRYSQVVDAVVVVILIAGVVYLVYRQMRQSKGTGSS, encoded by the coding sequence ATGACTGAGTTGTTGATCGACCATATCGTTCAGTGGATCTCTATATCCGGATACGCGGGAGTTGTCTTGCTGATGGCACTCGAGAGTATGGTTGCTCCTGTTCCGAGCGAAGCTGTTATGCCCTTCGCGGGCTTTCTCATCTATGAAGGTAACTTTACCTTTCACCAGGTCATATTCTACAGCACACTCGGGAGCATTATCGGATCACTTCTTTCATACTACGCCGGCCGGTACGGCGGGAGGCCGTTCATATCGCGATTCGGGAAATATTTTCTGTTGAACATGCATCATCTTGATTTGACTGAGAAATTTTTTGGTAAATACGGAGACAAGACGATATTCGTGAGTAGATTCATCCCGGTGGTCAGACATCTGATCTCTCTTCCGGCAGGTGCAGGTGAAATGAAAATCACAAAGTTCGCACTTTATACAACGCTGGGCGCAGCGATGTGGAATTCATTTCTGGCTTATGCCGGCTTCCGATTGAGAAGCCACTGGGAAGAGATCAGACGCTACAGCCAGGTTGTTGATGCCGTTGTTGTCGTCATACTGATAGCGGGTGTTGTGTATCTGGTGTACAGACAGATGAGACAATCTAAAGGCACGGGCAGCAGCTGA
- a CDS encoding PAS domain S-box protein, which translates to MLYQYVSIGYAATNLLLALIIYFRATRSLIVKFYLFLVGSLVIFGGCGFLSAFHLGNPWTPVISSVAAFLFALFPFFFLHFMIIMVRREELLQSPLTVAFVYFAGLFSYTFELLGLIPKPTIAGTGFSVIGYVFLITWMSVVFSIGIALLFTFLKGFSDKGMKSNLLIAGFALLLLLLPGPFTESIFFAFFPKSMELYIFTSLLSLVIALYFVFRHKIIVNTLYDAMKSALTFMSDILFRMDEELNIQFVRGAAAATLGYEENEMVGLNLFDLIQQAEPVRSYKEKALKGKEDEMVVDVDFVSKTGQPVPINLSLTVVIETGQVVGFVGVGRDITERRRSEMLQAALYRLAEITRVTENLSEFCKAIHEVIQPLIPSKSFYIALRDNILNTLECPYYVNEIYSSPDSQPGLFAFNEQVMLSGGPSIMTINETRQLGENMLASAERKIPTDWLGVPLKTASGTIGVLGVQNFSTSVRFGDPEKNLLSLLSGQVATAIERKQTDEKIREQAALLNKSQDAITVETLDGKITFWNEGAERIFGWSSEEVIGKKFENLFGDKMAADIQQARDRAINEGEWAGEVIRSNRSGDEIVLDCRWKLLSDSDGRRKSIMRVCTDVTERKKLESQFMRAQRLESIGTLAGGIAHDLNNVLSPIMMSVRALKRRVSDEQSEKILAAIESSAKRGAGMVRQVLMFGRGAKGERVILQPRHVIREVMSIASETFPKLIKVEHDVPKDLWTISGDATQLHQVLLNLSVNARDAMPDGGILTFTAQNVTLADDYARINIDAKPGKYVVLSVSDTGVGIPPGLQVKIFEPFFTTKEIGKGTGLGLSTVLALVKSHGGFINVYSEPGRGTTFKVYLPATELAEAAAGVEADLDQYVGHGEVILVVDDESSIREIARATLEAYGYQVLVAGDGAEAIAVFVKNMDNVRTIIIDNMMPVLDGKSAVAALRRIETGVKIIATSGLQEEVLGAFSEQIDAFINKPFTGEKLLKTVYEVMNEPE; encoded by the coding sequence ATGCTATACCAATATGTTTCGATAGGTTATGCGGCGACAAATCTCCTGCTCGCTCTGATCATATATTTCAGAGCCACCCGAAGTCTGATTGTGAAGTTCTATCTCTTTCTGGTCGGCAGTCTTGTCATATTCGGTGGGTGTGGATTTCTCTCCGCGTTCCATCTGGGGAATCCGTGGACTCCCGTGATCAGCTCGGTCGCAGCATTTCTGTTTGCCCTATTCCCGTTTTTCTTTCTGCACTTTATGATCATAATGGTCCGCCGCGAGGAACTTCTCCAGTCACCTCTGACGGTGGCCTTCGTCTACTTTGCGGGACTCTTCAGTTATACATTCGAACTGTTGGGGCTCATACCTAAGCCCACAATCGCCGGAACGGGTTTTTCCGTGATCGGATACGTCTTTCTAATCACCTGGATGTCGGTCGTGTTCAGCATCGGGATAGCATTGCTCTTCACGTTCCTGAAAGGCTTTTCCGACAAGGGAATGAAATCGAATCTTCTGATTGCCGGATTCGCGCTGCTTCTGCTTCTTCTCCCCGGCCCTTTTACAGAATCCATATTCTTCGCGTTCTTTCCGAAGAGTATGGAGCTATACATTTTTACGTCGCTCCTATCTCTGGTGATCGCGCTCTATTTCGTCTTTCGCCACAAGATCATAGTGAACACGCTTTACGACGCCATGAAGTCCGCGTTGACTTTCATGAGCGACATACTCTTCAGGATGGACGAGGAACTGAATATCCAATTTGTTCGCGGCGCAGCCGCGGCTACTCTGGGTTACGAGGAAAACGAGATGGTCGGCCTGAATCTGTTTGACTTAATTCAGCAGGCGGAGCCGGTCCGTTCTTACAAGGAAAAAGCACTGAAGGGCAAAGAAGATGAAATGGTGGTTGACGTCGATTTCGTTTCCAAAACCGGTCAGCCGGTCCCTATCAATCTTTCACTCACGGTCGTTATTGAGACCGGCCAGGTCGTCGGCTTTGTCGGAGTGGGAAGGGACATCACCGAGCGGCGGAGATCCGAGATGTTGCAGGCCGCACTTTACCGCCTCGCCGAAATTACTCGTGTCACCGAAAACCTGAGTGAGTTCTGCAAAGCGATTCACGAAGTCATACAACCTCTGATACCGTCGAAGAGTTTTTACATAGCGCTGCGCGACAACATACTTAACACGCTTGAATGTCCTTACTACGTCAACGAGATCTACAGTTCACCCGACAGCCAGCCCGGTCTTTTCGCTTTCAATGAGCAGGTCATGCTTAGCGGCGGTCCATCTATCATGACCATTAATGAAACTCGCCAGCTCGGCGAAAACATGCTTGCGTCAGCCGAGAGGAAGATACCCACCGATTGGCTGGGTGTGCCTCTCAAAACCGCCTCAGGAACGATCGGCGTGCTTGGAGTTCAGAACTTCTCAACTTCGGTAAGGTTCGGCGATCCGGAGAAGAATCTTCTTTCACTTCTGTCTGGTCAGGTCGCTACCGCAATCGAACGCAAACAAACCGATGAGAAGATTCGAGAACAAGCGGCCCTCCTCAATAAATCGCAAGATGCTATTACTGTCGAGACACTCGACGGGAAAATAACCTTTTGGAACGAAGGAGCGGAACGCATTTTCGGTTGGAGCAGCGAGGAAGTTATCGGAAAGAAGTTCGAAAATCTATTCGGGGACAAAATGGCCGCCGATATTCAACAGGCGCGTGACAGAGCAATTAACGAAGGTGAATGGGCCGGCGAGGTTATCCGTTCAAATCGATCGGGCGACGAGATCGTCCTTGATTGCCGCTGGAAACTCCTCTCCGACAGCGACGGCAGACGGAAATCAATAATGAGAGTATGCACGGACGTCACTGAACGAAAGAAGCTTGAGTCGCAGTTCATGAGGGCACAGCGGCTTGAAAGCATCGGCACCCTTGCCGGTGGTATCGCGCATGATTTGAATAATGTTCTGTCACCCATAATGATGTCGGTGCGCGCGCTGAAAAGAAGAGTGAGCGACGAGCAGAGCGAAAAAATACTTGCCGCAATCGAATCGAGCGCCAAGCGCGGCGCAGGCATGGTACGCCAGGTACTCATGTTTGGAAGAGGCGCCAAAGGCGAACGCGTCATCCTCCAGCCGAGGCACGTGATCCGCGAAGTCATGAGTATCGCCTCAGAAACATTCCCTAAGTTGATAAAGGTCGAACACGATGTCCCGAAGGATCTCTGGACTATTTCCGGTGACGCGACCCAGCTGCACCAGGTGCTGCTTAACCTGAGTGTTAATGCGAGAGATGCAATGCCGGACGGAGGAATTCTTACTTTCACGGCGCAAAATGTCACTCTCGCAGATGATTACGCGAGGATCAACATCGACGCGAAGCCGGGAAAGTATGTGGTTCTCTCCGTGTCGGACACAGGCGTGGGAATTCCACCCGGGCTTCAGGTCAAGATCTTTGAGCCATTCTTCACCACGAAAGAGATCGGAAAGGGGACCGGATTAGGTCTGTCAACGGTGCTTGCACTGGTCAAAAGCCACGGCGGGTTCATCAATGTCTACAGTGAACCCGGCAGAGGGACGACGTTCAAAGTCTACCTTCCTGCAACCGAACTTGCGGAGGCCGCTGCGGGTGTGGAGGCCGATCTCGACCAGTATGTCGGACATGGTGAAGTTATTCTCGTCGTGGATGATGAATCGTCAATCAGAGAAATTGCCAGGGCGACGCTGGAAGCGTACGGCTATCAGGTCCTTGTCGCCGGTGATGGCGCCGAGGCGATCGCTGTCTTTGTCAAGAACATGGACAATGTCCGGACGATAATCATAGACAACATGATGCCGGTGCTCGACGGGAAATCGGCCGTCGCAGCGTTGAGGAGGATAGAAACCGGTGTGAAGATTATCGCGACAAGCGGATTGCAGGAAGAGGTGCTGGGCGCGTTCTCCGAACAGATCGACGCTTTCATAAATAAACCGTTCACCGGTGAAAAACTGCTGAAGACTGTGTATGAAGTTATGAACGAACCTGAGTGA
- the rfaE2 gene encoding D-glycero-beta-D-manno-heptose 1-phosphate adenylyltransferase: MNRVFSRDEVSAAVDRHHAAGKKVVFTNGVFDILHKGHVEYLNRAKELGDFLVVGVNSDASVKRIKGDKRPVVGQDDRAFVVSNLRSVDYVCIFDEDTPYETIKLVKPDVLVKGADWKMEDVVGRDLVEARGGKVVTIQFVDGRSTTSIIRKILEVM, from the coding sequence ATGAACAGAGTATTCTCTCGGGACGAAGTTTCAGCTGCAGTCGATCGACACCATGCCGCGGGAAAGAAAGTTGTCTTTACAAACGGCGTGTTCGACATTCTTCATAAGGGACATGTCGAATACTTGAATCGCGCGAAGGAGCTCGGTGATTTCTTGGTAGTGGGCGTCAATTCCGATGCGAGCGTGAAGAGAATCAAAGGAGATAAAAGACCGGTTGTCGGCCAGGACGACAGGGCATTCGTAGTATCGAATCTGAGGTCTGTCGACTACGTTTGTATTTTCGATGAAGACACTCCCTATGAAACGATCAAGTTGGTGAAGCCGGATGTGCTCGTCAAAGGCGCCGACTGGAAGATGGAGGATGTGGTGGGCCGCGATTTGGTAGAAGCCCGCGGGGGCAAAGTCGTCACCATCCAGTTTGTCGACGGGAGGTCGACCACCAGTATCATTAGAAAGATTCTCGAAGTAATGTAG
- a CDS encoding TolC family protein, which yields MSVHNFKLSILNIDFVFAIVFAVGASAVAQTQLDSLIGIAIGNNLEIRTARYESSAAEVKVSPAMTLPDPELSVMADNVPSNFKLNSDQMTMFPQFKIMQMIPWFGKLAAAGDAQRYGFDAESDRVSTVTLGVVSELRKTYADIYTFQKSIQYLKYKETLLESVVQVSERLFAVGQVPEQDVFRTSAELTMVRSDLITMNSMLSGDFARLGAILGVDSSYQIQVDTLELTPLPASESFVTLLKSNNPELSMIRNAEASSKANVEYAKRDAVPDFSFGFSYGYRGALMPDGTKALNMMNFEVGVSIPIFYGSRQRKLIDEAEFMSKAQESRYNLAEVDLLSQIRSAYANADARTKLIPLYEKELIPQYDATFNSSLSSYSVGKTSFAMVIDNLTNLINAKIELAKIEAAYFSALADMSKLVGEGSEKYRGVK from the coding sequence ATGTCTGTTCACAATTTTAAACTGTCAATTCTGAATATTGATTTTGTTTTTGCCATCGTATTTGCCGTTGGGGCATCCGCGGTCGCTCAAACACAATTGGATAGCCTGATCGGGATCGCGATCGGGAATAACCTGGAAATCAGAACTGCCCGATATGAATCGAGCGCGGCAGAGGTGAAAGTAAGTCCGGCTATGACTCTTCCTGATCCGGAGCTGTCGGTAATGGCCGATAATGTGCCGTCAAATTTCAAATTGAATTCCGATCAGATGACTATGTTTCCACAATTCAAGATAATGCAGATGATTCCCTGGTTCGGTAAGCTGGCTGCCGCGGGAGATGCCCAACGATATGGCTTCGACGCGGAGTCCGATAGAGTATCGACCGTGACTCTTGGGGTTGTATCGGAACTCAGGAAAACCTACGCGGACATCTACACCTTTCAGAAGTCGATCCAGTATCTAAAATACAAGGAGACACTTCTCGAAAGTGTGGTGCAGGTAAGTGAACGACTATTTGCAGTTGGTCAAGTGCCCGAACAAGACGTGTTCCGCACGAGCGCCGAGTTGACGATGGTACGTTCGGACCTTATCACAATGAATTCAATGTTATCCGGAGACTTTGCCCGCCTCGGGGCAATTCTCGGAGTAGACTCATCCTATCAGATCCAGGTCGACACGCTTGAACTGACTCCATTGCCGGCTTCCGAAAGTTTTGTAACACTTTTGAAATCGAACAACCCGGAACTGAGCATGATAAGAAATGCAGAAGCGTCGTCGAAGGCGAACGTAGAATATGCCAAGAGAGACGCTGTTCCTGACTTCAGTTTTGGTTTTTCTTACGGTTACCGCGGTGCGTTGATGCCGGACGGAACCAAGGCATTGAACATGATGAACTTCGAAGTCGGAGTAAGTATCCCCATCTTTTACGGCTCGAGACAGAGGAAGTTGATCGATGAAGCGGAGTTCATGAGCAAAGCTCAGGAGTCCCGGTATAATCTCGCCGAAGTGGATTTGTTGAGTCAGATTCGCAGCGCATATGCGAACGCAGATGCCCGCACAAAACTCATCCCTCTTTACGAGAAAGAGCTGATCCCACAGTATGATGCGACCTTCAATTCATCGTTGTCGTCATACTCGGTCGGGAAGACAAGCTTTGCGATGGTGATTGACAACCTGACAAATCTTATTAATGCCAAAATCGAATTAGCCAAGATTGAAGCGGCGTACTTCTCGGCTTTGGCTGACATGTCGAAACTTGTTGGCGAGGGTTCTGAAAAATACAGAGGTGTGAAATGA
- a CDS encoding GNAT family protein translates to MLKSIELEEAEALFNLIDGSREHLTKWLPWVDYVRSVDDERHIVEQWIYEMQMRAAIHLSIIKDGEMSGIISTHQIDWLNQRTSIGYWIAKNRTRNHLATEATAVLMAYLFDNLKLHRIYIQAATDNEPSNRVIRKLGFKLEGVLKENERIREVFLDHNIYGMMEQDFRGFKERFAPYLPR, encoded by the coding sequence GTGCTAAAATCAATCGAACTCGAAGAAGCGGAGGCGCTTTTCAATCTCATCGACGGTTCAAGAGAACATCTCACGAAGTGGCTTCCCTGGGTTGATTATGTCCGCTCCGTTGACGACGAGAGACATATTGTCGAGCAGTGGATTTACGAAATGCAGATGAGGGCTGCGATTCACCTCAGTATAATCAAAGACGGCGAGATGTCGGGAATAATCAGCACTCACCAGATCGACTGGTTGAACCAGCGGACGAGCATCGGCTATTGGATAGCAAAGAACCGGACCCGAAACCATCTCGCGACGGAAGCGACTGCGGTTTTGATGGCGTACCTGTTCGATAATCTGAAGCTTCACCGGATATATATCCAGGCGGCGACAGATAATGAGCCGAGTAACCGGGTTATTCGCAAGCTAGGTTTCAAGCTCGAGGGCGTGCTCAAAGAGAATGAAAGAATCAGGGAAGTCTTTCTCGATCATAATATTTACGGCATGATGGAACAGGACTTCAGGGGCTTCAAAGAGAGGTTCGCTCCCTATCTACCGCGTTGA
- the rfaE1 gene encoding D-glycero-beta-D-manno-heptose-7-phosphate kinase — protein MSGFTSERLKGIFGGFQGKRVAVIGDLMLDKYVWGVVSRISPEAPVPVLEVESESAKLGGAANVANNIRSLGADAYLIGVVGDDSSGRKLRELVREMGLSDAGILNDGDRPTTVKTRVIAHGQHVVRMDYELRREIGRSMVAQFVSLLESMSDRIDAILLEDYNKGMLTAELLSAAIKFGRKNGKVVSVDPKQNNFFEYKGVTVFKPNRKEAENALGCHISSDEQAVDAAKELMSRLDCENVLLTRGEKGMTLVEKNGEFVHLPTKAREVADVSGAGDTVISTLTVALIGGANIKEAAVIANHAGGIVCGEVGIAPVDRIKLFNEVLDDSRALEPG, from the coding sequence TTGAGTGGATTCACTTCTGAAAGACTGAAAGGCATATTCGGCGGTTTTCAGGGTAAGCGAGTCGCTGTAATCGGAGACCTGATGCTTGATAAATATGTCTGGGGTGTGGTCTCGAGGATTTCCCCTGAGGCACCCGTACCCGTTCTTGAAGTTGAAAGCGAATCTGCAAAGCTGGGCGGTGCTGCTAACGTCGCAAACAATATCAGGTCTCTTGGCGCTGACGCGTACCTGATCGGGGTCGTGGGTGACGATTCTTCCGGAAGAAAACTTCGCGAACTGGTTCGCGAGATGGGACTCTCTGACGCAGGTATCCTCAACGACGGTGACAGACCCACCACTGTCAAGACCCGCGTTATCGCCCATGGCCAACATGTCGTCAGGATGGATTATGAATTAAGACGCGAAATTGGGAGGAGCATGGTGGCACAGTTCGTGAGTTTGCTGGAATCAATGTCCGACCGAATTGACGCTATTCTTCTGGAGGATTATAACAAAGGCATGCTGACTGCAGAACTTCTCTCCGCCGCGATAAAATTCGGCCGAAAGAATGGAAAGGTCGTCAGCGTGGATCCGAAACAGAATAACTTTTTTGAATACAAAGGCGTTACTGTTTTTAAACCAAACCGTAAGGAAGCCGAAAATGCTCTTGGCTGCCACATCAGCTCGGATGAACAAGCGGTGGACGCTGCGAAGGAGTTGATGTCACGGCTTGACTGCGAGAATGTCCTCCTGACTCGCGGCGAGAAGGGGATGACTCTTGTTGAAAAGAACGGTGAATTCGTCCATCTCCCGACGAAAGCGAGGGAAGTCGCTGACGTTTCAGGTGCTGGTGACACAGTTATCTCGACGCTGACCGTCGCGCTGATAGGCGGTGCGAACATCAAAGAAGCCGCCGTCATAGCCAACCACGCGGGCGGAATAGTCTGCGGAGAGGTTGGAATAGCCCCCGTGGACCGAATTAAATTGTTCAATGAAGTCCTGGACGACTCACGCGCATTGGAGCCGGGATGA
- a CDS encoding pseudouridine synthase, translating to MTDATISLARALSKLGYCSRSRAALYVKSGKVSVNGKVVKLPSWRVDVDKDVIEIDNRHLSKPVTVVVMLHKPKGYISTSHDELSRKTVLNLVPGDMHLFPVGRLDIDTTGLLLLTNNGQLQDKITSPDKLIQKTYVVTAAGKLTDDHVVKLMRGVQIDDGTIVRADTCEILEPGPSRTILKLKIHEGKNRQVRKMLAAIGKTVIELHRSAIGNLQLDVSVGQWRKLSEYDIDRIFS from the coding sequence ATGACAGACGCCACCATTTCCCTGGCAAGGGCACTCTCGAAACTCGGGTATTGTTCGAGGTCCCGCGCTGCTCTTTACGTGAAGAGCGGAAAAGTAAGCGTGAACGGTAAGGTTGTGAAGCTTCCATCATGGCGCGTGGATGTCGATAAGGATGTTATCGAAATTGATAATCGCCATCTCTCAAAACCGGTGACCGTAGTGGTAATGCTTCACAAGCCGAAGGGGTACATCTCAACTTCTCATGATGAGTTGTCCCGTAAGACGGTGCTGAATCTTGTGCCGGGTGACATGCATTTGTTTCCAGTTGGACGGTTGGATATCGACACAACGGGTCTCCTTCTGCTGACGAATAACGGTCAGCTCCAGGATAAGATCACATCGCCCGATAAGTTGATACAAAAGACTTATGTCGTGACGGCTGCGGGAAAGTTGACGGATGACCATGTCGTGAAGCTTATGCGCGGCGTCCAGATCGATGACGGGACCATAGTAAGAGCAGATACATGCGAGATATTGGAGCCAGGGCCCTCAAGAACAATTTTGAAATTGAAAATACACGAAGGTAAAAACAGACAAGTCAGAAAGATGCTTGCAGCAATCGGGAAAACCGTCATCGAACTACACAGGTCGGCAATCGGTAATCTTCAGCTCGACGTGTCGGTCGGACAGTGGAGAAAGCTTTCGGAGTACGATATCGACCGGATTTTCTCCTGA
- the mazG gene encoding nucleoside triphosphate pyrophosphohydrolase → MTRIEENVLKEFIEVVRRLRRECPWDKIQTNRSIRHYTIEEVYELAESIDREDWDEVKGELGDILLNVFLHSQIAEDEGKFTLADVITSETQKMVERHPHVFGNVNAETPDQVKVNWERIKTEKGRESIFDGIPVAFPALARAHKIQDRAARVGFDWGKAEEVWPKVEEEMEELHRASASGDSRRIEEEFGDLFFSLVNYARHLGVHPESALRMSTEKFQKRFLYIEKQLARKKRSLHDATLEEMNTLWEESKKEL, encoded by the coding sequence ATGACGAGAATAGAAGAGAACGTATTGAAGGAGTTCATCGAAGTCGTCAGGCGGCTGAGGAGGGAATGCCCCTGGGACAAAATCCAGACAAATAGATCGATAAGACATTACACGATCGAAGAGGTCTATGAGCTCGCTGAATCGATAGATCGCGAAGACTGGGATGAAGTCAAGGGCGAGCTGGGTGATATCCTATTGAACGTCTTTCTCCATTCACAAATAGCCGAGGACGAAGGGAAGTTCACACTTGCCGACGTCATCACTTCCGAGACACAGAAGATGGTCGAAAGACATCCGCACGTTTTCGGAAATGTGAACGCTGAAACTCCGGATCAGGTTAAGGTGAACTGGGAGCGGATCAAGACCGAGAAAGGCAGGGAATCGATTTTCGACGGTATACCGGTGGCGTTTCCCGCACTTGCGCGCGCGCACAAGATCCAGGACCGTGCTGCCAGGGTTGGATTTGATTGGGGGAAGGCGGAAGAAGTGTGGCCAAAGGTGGAAGAGGAAATGGAGGAACTTCACAGGGCCTCCGCTTCGGGTGACAGCAGGCGAATCGAGGAAGAGTTCGGAGATCTGTTCTTTTCACTTGTCAACTACGCCCGCCATCTCGGAGTTCATCCGGAAAGCGCGCTGAGAATGTCGACCGAGAAATTTCAGAAGCGGTTTCTTTATATCGAAAAGCAGCTCGCGCGAAAGAAGAGATCGCTTCACGATGCCACACTTGAAGAAATGAATACGCTCTGGGAGGAAAGTAAAAAGGAGTTATGA
- a CDS encoding NUDIX pyrophosphatase, whose protein sequence is MPVLKSEIVEVVVFRRTSPAEFLVLKRSDDESIYPGLWQIVSGGIETGEKAYEAAMREVIEECGISPKKLYNTPLTNTFYFFTNDSVNLSPVFAAEVDVTDKIVLSNEHKLFRWLKKDEAVQLLVWPGQKEAIRKVCDYLVSDNPSRGFMEIPLPARS, encoded by the coding sequence ATGCCGGTTCTCAAATCTGAAATAGTCGAAGTGGTCGTCTTCCGTAGGACTTCGCCCGCTGAGTTTCTTGTGCTCAAAAGGTCGGATGACGAGAGCATATACCCGGGGTTATGGCAGATAGTAAGCGGGGGCATAGAAACAGGTGAAAAAGCTTACGAAGCTGCGATGAGAGAAGTGATTGAAGAATGCGGAATCAGCCCGAAAAAATTATACAACACGCCTCTTACGAACACGTTCTATTTCTTCACCAACGATTCCGTGAATCTCAGCCCGGTATTTGCGGCCGAGGTGGACGTCACTGACAAGATAGTTCTTTCAAACGAACACAAGCTGTTCAGGTGGCTTAAGAAAGACGAAGCGGTACAATTGTTGGTCTGGCCTGGTCAGAAAGAAGCAATAAGAAAAGTCTGCGATTATCTCGTTAGCGACAATCCGTCACGCGGGTTCATGGAGATTCCGCTCCCTGCAAGATCATAA
- the bshA gene encoding N-acetyl-alpha-D-glucosaminyl L-malate synthase BshA gives MKIGITCYPTYGGSGVVATELGKALALRGHQIHFISYSLPARLDNFSGDIFFHEVEMSQYPLFDFPLYTDSLASKMIDIAKYHDLDILHVHYAIPHATSAFIAKQILAPTKDIKVITTLHGTDITLVGLEPSFLPLVKFSIEQSDYVTSVSRFLQMKTLTMYNVEKEIHVIPNFVDTDRFSRQKDCQFRMRIAPSGEKTLVHVSNFRPVKRVPDVIRIFDIVRQSIPSKLILVGDGPDRSESERLARELGIFEDVKFLGKQTLLPEILSASDLMLMPSQSESFGLSALEAMSCSVPVVASSAGGLPELIVHGETGYVAELGDIQRMAKYAIELLSDDRKREVFSQHARKRAVEKFDTNLIVPQYEKLYQEALSESRTSVAIK, from the coding sequence GTGAAGATTGGAATCACCTGTTACCCGACATACGGTGGAAGCGGAGTAGTCGCGACCGAATTGGGAAAGGCGCTTGCGCTGCGGGGCCATCAAATTCATTTCATAAGCTATTCACTCCCGGCGCGGCTCGATAATTTTAGCGGAGATATCTTCTTCCACGAAGTGGAGATGTCTCAATATCCGCTTTTCGATTTTCCGCTATACACCGATTCGCTCGCGAGCAAGATGATAGACATCGCAAAGTACCACGACTTGGATATTCTTCACGTTCACTACGCTATTCCACACGCGACAAGCGCGTTCATTGCGAAACAAATCCTCGCCCCGACTAAAGACATAAAAGTCATCACTACACTGCATGGCACCGATATCACACTTGTCGGACTGGAACCGAGCTTCCTCCCGCTTGTTAAGTTTTCGATAGAGCAAAGCGACTACGTGACCTCCGTTTCGCGTTTTCTCCAGATGAAAACGCTCACGATGTACAACGTGGAGAAGGAGATCCATGTCATTCCAAACTTTGTGGACACGGACCGGTTCTCGCGCCAGAAGGATTGTCAATTCAGGATGCGCATAGCGCCCAGCGGAGAAAAGACACTGGTACACGTGTCGAATTTCCGTCCTGTGAAGCGCGTGCCAGATGTTATTCGAATATTCGATATCGTGAGGCAATCAATCCCGAGCAAACTTATTCTTGTTGGCGACGGGCCGGACAGGTCTGAGTCTGAGCGACTGGCTCGCGAGCTCGGGATTTTTGAAGACGTGAAGTTTCTCGGCAAACAAACGCTCCTTCCTGAAATCCTCTCAGCATCCGATCTGATGCTCATGCCGAGTCAGTCGGAGAGTTTTGGGCTGTCTGCGCTCGAAGCGATGTCGTGCAGTGTTCCAGTGGTTGCGTCAAGTGCGGGCGGACTCCCCGAGCTTATCGTCCACGGCGAGACCGGTTATGTCGCGGAGCTGGGCGACATTCAGCGGATGGCCAAATACGCGATCGAGCTGCTGAGCGACGACAGGAAACGCGAGGTCTTTAGTCAGCACGCGAGGAAGCGGGCCGTCGAGAAATTCGATACGAACCTGATCGTGCCGCAATACGAGAAGTTGTACCAGGAAGCACTGAGCGAATCGCGCACTTCCGTAGCGATCAAATAG